One window from the genome of Cricetulus griseus strain 17A/GY chromosome 2, alternate assembly CriGri-PICRH-1.0, whole genome shotgun sequence encodes:
- the Mul1 gene encoding mitochondrial ubiquitin ligase activator of NFKB 1 isoform X2, with protein sequence MEGGSLPSLGQFILLGTSSMITAVLYSIYRQKAQVAQELKGAKKIHLGEDLKGILLEATGKCVPYAVIEGAVQSVKETLNSQFVENCKGVIQRSTLQEHKMVWNRTTHLWNDYSKIIHQRTNTVPFDLVPHEDGVAVAVRVLKPLDSVDLGLETVYEKFHPSVQSFADVIGHYISGERPRGILETEEMLKVGATITGVGELVLDNNSVRLQPPKQGLQYYLSSQDFDSLLHRQESSVRLWKILVLVFGFATCTTLFFILRRQYLQWQERLRQQQLQEEFREHEAHLLSQALPEDRESLKSSCVVCLSSFKSCVFLECGHVCSCRQCYLALPEPKRCPVCRREITRMIPLYSS encoded by the exons ATGGAGGGCGGATCGCTGCCGTCGTTGGGCCAGTTCATCCTGCTGGGAACCAGCTCGATGATCACCGCCGTGCTGTACTCCATCTATCGGCAGAAGGCCCAGGTCGCCCAGGAGCTCAAG gGAGCTAAGAAGATCCATCTGGGTGAAGATTTAAAGGGCATTCTTTTAGAAGCGACAGGAAAGTGTGTGCCTTACGCTGTCATTGAAG GAGCTGTGCAGTCCGTTAAGGAAACACTCAACAGTCAGTTTGTGGAAAACTGTAAGGGGGTGATCCAGCGGTCGACGCTTCAGGAGCACAAGATGGTGTGGAACCGAACAACCCACCTTTG GAATGACTATTCTAAGATCATTCACCAGAGGACTAACACTGTGCCCTTTGACCTTGTGCCCCACGAGGATGGTGTAGCTGTGGCTGTGCGGGTGCTGAAGCCCCTGGACTCGGTGGATCTGGGCCTAGAGACCGTGTATGAGAAGTTCCACCCCTCTGTGCAGTCGTTCGCCGATGTCATCGGCCACTACATCAGTGGTGAGCGGCCCAGAGGCATCCTGGAGACAGAGGAGATGCTGAAGGTGGGGGCCACCATCACCGGGGTTGGCGAGCTGGTCCTGGACAACAACTCTGTCCGCCTGCAGCCTCCCAAGCAAGGCCTGCAATACTATTTGAGCAGCCAGGACTTCGACAGCCTGCTGCACAGGCAGGAGTCCAGTGTCCGGCTCTGGAAGATTCTGGTCCTGGTGTTTGGCTTTGCCACCTGTACCACCCTCTTCTTCATCCTGCGGAGGCAGTACCTCCAGTGGCAGGAGCGTCTTCGGCAGCAGCAGCTCCAGGAGGAGTTCCGTGAACACGAGGCCCACCTACTGAGCCAAGCCTTGCCTGAGGACAGGGAGAGTCTGAAGAGCTCCTGTGTGGTGTGCCTTAGCAGCTTCAAGTCATGCGTCTTCCTGGAGTGTGGGCATGTCTGTTCCTGCCGCCAGTGTTACCTCGCCTTGCCAGAGCCCAAGAGGTGTCCAGTTTGTCGTCGGGAGATCACCAGGATGATTCCCCTGTATAGCAGCTAG